A part of Paenarthrobacter sp. A20 genomic DNA contains:
- a CDS encoding ATP-dependent DNA helicase — protein sequence MTTELLDGLAAAPSGTQGEADVPEPRFSPSDLADILGEKNHPTPEQSDIIASSLSPRLVIAGAGSGKTATMADRVVWLVANGWVRPEEVLGVTFTRKAAGELASRIRNKLATLQRIAAQDDGSIGFPDGLVGADDLEPKVSTYHSYASGIVSDYGLRLGIERDVVLLGGAQSWQLASEVVEAYDGDYEHFTAAKSTLVNAVIQLAGECAEHLQDPASVRDWVLERVETFGQLPYVAGAKKNPTQAAADLAAMLRTRASVADMVVRYQEAKRQRGVLDFGDLVALAARIASDIPLAASTERARYKVVLLDEFQDTSHAQLVLFSRLFGRGHAVTAVGDPNQSIYGFRGASAGQLFHFVQEFPVRNMDATGDDEAYSVAPTSYLTTAWRNGRHILEAANTIAAPLNKAAASDGPAGERGTAGSVSVPPLVPSPAAVDGSVVIGRFGTDENEAAVVARDVRRYQRTVFEQEKDGTPVKPTMAVLCRRRAQMECLRREFELQGIAYEIVGLGGLLDTPEIVDLVATLRVLADPGRSDALMRLLAGARWRIGPADLMAFSDWSRFLARRRSAPDGYSETTDDNEQPAAVVVESDITDTASLVEALDFLPRPGWTSGHGRSLSAAAMERLSRLASELRSLRSYIGDDLTTLLGEVERAMLLDIEVAAKPGISIHQARRNLDAFQDAAAGFLQTSQRIDLLAFLSWLEAAASEEGGLDVAPVETNREAVQLLTVHASKGLEWDVVFVPGLNEGSFPSSRDSRWSSGAAALPWPLRGDRADLPQWDLDQPDQKGWLDAEKDFKSEVQHHGEAEERRLAYVAYTRAKFVLWASSAAWNGSRSGMAGISAFLSELAPLAGVDPEAGSSRPLTPGCAVVHPESVAEDALPEESPLTAVLEVAGFPYDPLEGPSDPRSGARLRLVPGRRLAMDQAAARVRAYIDDAVGQAPSPEPGGPARKWSQEAELLLDRQQQRKSVQDVHLPSHISASLFVDLGADPAAVLTQLRRPVPREPGISARKGTAFHAWVEEYFGTTGMLDLDEAPGSDSHIDEAYGLDDMVAAFKQSEWAQRAPAFVEVPVETRIGDVVVRGRIDAVFRDADGRWQLIDWKTGRRPAGQQLATRAVQLAVYRLAWARLKGVPLEDVSAAFYYVAEDSVVRPHDLGSAEELEQIVARALESAG from the coding sequence ATGACAACTGAGCTCCTGGACGGCCTTGCCGCCGCTCCATCCGGCACTCAGGGCGAGGCAGATGTTCCGGAGCCCCGCTTTTCACCCTCCGACCTTGCTGACATCCTTGGCGAAAAGAACCATCCCACCCCCGAACAGTCGGACATTATCGCTTCCTCGCTGTCACCGCGTTTGGTGATTGCCGGTGCCGGTTCGGGGAAGACCGCCACCATGGCAGACCGGGTGGTGTGGCTCGTAGCCAATGGCTGGGTACGTCCGGAGGAAGTACTTGGTGTGACCTTCACGCGCAAGGCTGCAGGAGAACTGGCCAGCCGGATCCGGAACAAGCTGGCCACTCTCCAGCGAATTGCAGCGCAGGATGACGGCAGCATCGGGTTCCCCGACGGACTCGTGGGTGCTGACGACCTTGAACCCAAGGTCTCCACCTACCACTCCTACGCCAGCGGCATAGTGTCTGATTATGGTCTGCGGTTGGGCATCGAGCGCGACGTCGTCCTGTTGGGTGGGGCACAATCCTGGCAGCTGGCCAGCGAAGTAGTCGAGGCGTACGACGGCGACTATGAGCACTTCACCGCGGCCAAGTCCACCCTCGTCAATGCCGTCATTCAACTTGCCGGGGAGTGCGCCGAACACCTGCAGGATCCTGCTTCCGTGCGGGACTGGGTCCTTGAACGCGTCGAGACCTTTGGCCAGCTTCCCTACGTGGCCGGTGCAAAGAAGAACCCGACCCAGGCTGCTGCAGATCTGGCAGCCATGCTCCGAACCCGCGCCAGCGTGGCAGACATGGTGGTTCGCTACCAAGAGGCAAAGCGGCAACGCGGAGTCCTCGATTTCGGCGACCTCGTGGCTCTCGCTGCCCGGATTGCCAGTGACATTCCCCTCGCGGCGTCAACGGAGAGGGCCCGCTACAAAGTGGTGCTCCTGGACGAATTCCAGGACACATCCCATGCCCAGCTGGTTCTCTTTTCGCGGCTCTTCGGCCGAGGACACGCCGTCACCGCGGTGGGAGATCCCAACCAGTCGATTTATGGGTTCCGCGGTGCTTCGGCCGGACAGCTCTTCCATTTTGTCCAGGAGTTCCCCGTCAGGAACATGGACGCGACAGGGGATGATGAGGCCTATTCCGTGGCTCCAACGTCGTACCTGACTACAGCCTGGCGGAACGGTCGGCACATTCTTGAAGCTGCCAACACCATCGCAGCGCCCTTGAACAAAGCCGCAGCATCGGATGGCCCTGCGGGGGAGAGGGGGACAGCCGGCAGCGTTTCTGTGCCTCCGTTGGTTCCGAGCCCGGCGGCGGTCGACGGAAGCGTCGTGATCGGCCGTTTTGGTACGGATGAGAATGAGGCCGCTGTCGTAGCCCGCGATGTCCGCCGCTATCAGCGCACCGTCTTCGAGCAAGAGAAGGACGGGACGCCGGTCAAGCCAACCATGGCGGTCCTGTGCCGCAGGCGCGCGCAGATGGAGTGTCTTCGCCGGGAGTTTGAGCTGCAGGGAATTGCCTATGAGATCGTGGGACTTGGTGGTTTGCTGGACACGCCGGAGATTGTGGACCTGGTGGCCACCCTGCGTGTCCTCGCCGATCCCGGGCGGTCCGATGCCTTGATGAGGCTGCTGGCCGGAGCCCGTTGGCGGATTGGCCCGGCAGACTTGATGGCGTTCAGCGACTGGTCCCGCTTCCTTGCCCGTCGGCGTTCAGCTCCGGACGGCTACTCCGAAACCACAGATGACAACGAGCAACCGGCCGCGGTAGTGGTCGAGAGCGACATCACGGATACCGCCAGCCTCGTGGAAGCCTTGGACTTCCTCCCTCGTCCGGGCTGGACGTCCGGGCACGGGAGGAGCCTGAGTGCCGCCGCCATGGAGCGGCTGAGCAGACTTGCGTCGGAACTTCGTTCCCTGAGGAGCTACATCGGAGACGACCTCACGACGCTCCTCGGGGAGGTCGAACGTGCCATGCTCCTGGACATTGAAGTAGCGGCCAAGCCTGGAATCAGCATTCACCAGGCGCGCCGGAACCTTGACGCCTTCCAAGATGCCGCGGCCGGATTCCTTCAGACGTCCCAGCGCATCGATCTCTTGGCATTCTTGTCATGGCTTGAGGCTGCGGCCTCCGAGGAGGGCGGCCTGGACGTTGCCCCCGTCGAAACCAATCGGGAGGCCGTGCAGTTGCTCACGGTGCATGCCTCCAAGGGCTTGGAATGGGATGTTGTCTTCGTCCCCGGCCTCAACGAAGGTTCGTTCCCCAGCAGCAGGGATTCGCGATGGAGCAGCGGAGCTGCTGCGTTGCCTTGGCCTTTGCGGGGTGACCGCGCAGACCTCCCCCAGTGGGACCTCGACCAGCCTGACCAAAAGGGGTGGCTGGACGCGGAGAAGGATTTCAAGTCCGAAGTCCAGCATCATGGCGAGGCCGAGGAACGGAGGCTCGCCTATGTCGCCTACACTCGGGCGAAATTCGTCTTGTGGGCCTCCAGCGCCGCCTGGAACGGCTCCCGCTCGGGGATGGCCGGTATCTCTGCCTTCCTCTCCGAGTTGGCCCCGCTTGCCGGAGTCGACCCCGAAGCCGGTTCAAGCCGCCCCCTCACGCCCGGCTGCGCAGTGGTCCACCCGGAATCCGTAGCCGAGGATGCACTCCCGGAAGAGAGCCCGCTGACCGCAGTGCTTGAGGTCGCCGGCTTCCCGTATGATCCCCTCGAAGGCCCTTCCGATCCCCGGAGCGGCGCCCGCCTCAGGTTGGTCCCCGGGCGCAGGCTGGCCATGGACCAGGCGGCGGCAAGGGTCCGTGCATACATCGATGATGCCGTCGGCCAGGCACCCTCCCCGGAGCCCGGTGGCCCTGCCCGTAAATGGTCCCAGGAGGCAGAACTACTGCTGGACCGCCAACAGCAACGTAAGTCAGTGCAGGATGTTCACCTGCCGAGCCATATTTCGGCCTCGCTTTTCGTGGACCTCGGTGCTGACCCGGCTGCCGTCCTCACCCAACTCCGCAGGCCTGTTCCCCGCGAACCTGGCATTTCAGCCCGCAAAGGTACGGCCTTCCATGCGTGGGTTGAGGAGTACTTCGGGACCACCGGCATGCTCGACCTCGATGAGGCGCCAGGCTCGGACTCCCACATCGACGAGGCATACGGCTTGGATGACATGGTGGCGGCCTTCAAGCAGTCCGAGTGGGCACAGCGCGCGCCCGCATTTGTCGAAGTGCCCGTGGAAACCCGGATCGGGGATGTCGTAGTCCGTGGACGCATAGATGCAGTGTTCCGTGACGCCGATGGACGTTGGCAGCTCATCGACTGGAAGACCGGACGACGCCCCGCGGGTCAGCAGTTGGCGACACGGGCGGTGCAGCTGGCTGTTTACCGGCTCGCTTGGGCCCGGCTCAAGGGCGTGCCCCTTGAAGACGTCAGCGCTGCGTTTTACTACGTGGCGGAGGACTCAGTGGTGCGGCCGCACGATCTGGGCAGTGCCGAGGAACTGGAGCAGATCGTGGCGAGGGCTTTGGAAAGCGCCGGCTAG
- a CDS encoding ATP-dependent DNA helicase yields MTATPTKTRQVPAALRLLPPRETHYASPGLSPDQEAVVSLRQGSGPVLVPGGPGTGKSTVLVESAVRRVREDGLDAERILILAPGRHAAAALRDTFTGRLDRSLSTTPARTWASYAFDVIRRAKAEGVLPLARPPKLLSGPEQDLIIKELLEGHSRPGFQLPWPEDLAAALPTRGFRHEIRQLFDRIIESGRTAEDLLGLAHECGRPDWIAAAELYSEYRDVLDLRMPEAFDPAGIITTARQIFQDSPAFLAAERERLQLILVDDAQESNPAVFELLADISEAKDVVVTYSPDTVVQGFRGARPDLVAELPALLGGLQQAVQECPLWVTHRHLPEVAEAWTRVAARISQRSGGQLARRLEQPPMAEPASAGEGRVEGHVLPSAVHEMRYVAQRILEAQLREHRDFSDIAVIVRNGGQISQLQRYLSGQGIPVRVPVADSAVRDEVAVRPLLETFAIVLDPAKLTPETAVSLLTSRVGGATAIELRRLRQSLRREELLGGGGRSSDALLVEALLQPGALASLGIEGSSARRLARMIAAGSGAAAEPGANAESVLWALWQATGLSSRWAEMALEGGNAGARADRDLDAMMALFHTAERFVDQLPGSGPEQFLEYLLNQELPMDTLAARAQLEACVEIMTPASAAGREWPVVIVAGLQEGVWPNTRLRGELLGSTLYADAVEHGVDYAVRRGPLSRLRDIRYDELRSFSTAVSRAREVLICTAVSSDDEQPSAFLDYVAPLDSGEYRREYTPVDRPMTLRALVAELRQHAQSEDSGTGAGHEAARLLARLASTEPPVPGAHPDTWWGLAPLSSVEPVVPPGGTVPVSPSKVEAVHKSPLDWFVQAAGGEAATDFARSLGTLVHSIAQEFPDASGSEYVAELVRRWPTLGMKDNWEGRLDFQRAEQMVRKLAQYVLIMRGDGRSLLAVEHDFEVQLPDVRVEAATPDGSDGESTRRAVLRGQVDRLEIDPEGRLVIVDLKTGKRQPGKAEVAKHPQLGAYQAAVLKGGFQDAGTDKPTADAGPLAGTPNGVVPGGAVLAQLGTKTKSPGVQQQDPLDPSDNWAENLVNEAAALMAGATFEARHDPSKGGHGGHGCRLPDICPLCARGKQVTE; encoded by the coding sequence GTGACCGCGACTCCAACCAAAACCCGCCAAGTACCGGCAGCTCTTCGTCTGCTGCCTCCGCGCGAAACCCACTACGCGTCGCCCGGTTTGTCCCCGGACCAAGAAGCAGTCGTTTCCCTCCGACAGGGGAGCGGTCCGGTCCTGGTGCCCGGGGGCCCGGGAACCGGTAAGTCCACAGTGCTCGTCGAATCCGCGGTCCGACGCGTTCGTGAGGATGGACTGGACGCCGAACGGATACTGATCCTCGCGCCCGGACGGCATGCTGCCGCAGCCTTGCGGGATACTTTTACGGGGCGGCTTGACCGCAGCCTTAGTACGACGCCGGCACGCACCTGGGCGTCGTACGCTTTCGATGTCATCCGGCGGGCGAAAGCCGAAGGCGTCCTGCCCCTTGCCAGGCCCCCGAAGCTTCTGTCCGGACCGGAGCAGGACCTGATCATCAAGGAGTTGCTCGAGGGGCACTCGCGGCCCGGTTTCCAGTTGCCTTGGCCGGAGGACCTCGCGGCGGCACTTCCCACCCGCGGCTTCCGCCACGAGATCCGTCAGCTGTTCGACCGCATCATTGAATCGGGCCGTACGGCGGAGGATCTGCTCGGTCTTGCCCATGAATGCGGACGTCCCGATTGGATCGCCGCGGCCGAGCTTTACAGCGAATACAGGGATGTGTTGGACCTGCGCATGCCAGAGGCCTTCGACCCCGCGGGAATCATCACCACGGCGCGGCAGATCTTCCAGGATTCGCCGGCCTTCCTGGCCGCCGAACGCGAACGCCTCCAGCTCATTTTGGTGGACGATGCCCAGGAGTCCAATCCTGCCGTGTTTGAGCTGCTCGCCGACATATCGGAGGCCAAGGACGTTGTGGTGACGTACTCCCCGGATACTGTCGTGCAGGGTTTCCGTGGTGCACGTCCGGACCTTGTTGCTGAGCTGCCTGCCCTGTTGGGAGGCCTGCAGCAGGCAGTTCAAGAATGTCCGCTGTGGGTTACGCACCGTCACCTGCCCGAGGTAGCCGAAGCATGGACGCGTGTCGCAGCTCGAATTTCGCAGCGTTCCGGTGGTCAATTGGCCCGGAGGCTGGAGCAACCACCAATGGCGGAGCCCGCGTCGGCCGGCGAAGGCCGCGTGGAGGGGCATGTGCTTCCGTCCGCCGTCCACGAGATGCGGTACGTTGCCCAGAGGATTCTGGAAGCGCAGTTACGGGAACACCGGGACTTCAGCGATATCGCGGTGATAGTTCGCAACGGCGGACAGATCTCGCAGCTGCAGCGGTACCTGAGCGGCCAGGGAATCCCGGTACGCGTTCCGGTGGCAGACTCAGCCGTCCGCGACGAAGTAGCCGTACGTCCCCTGTTGGAGACCTTTGCGATAGTCCTGGACCCAGCTAAGTTGACTCCCGAAACGGCAGTTTCCCTCCTTACATCGCGTGTCGGCGGGGCTACTGCCATCGAATTGCGCAGGCTCAGGCAATCGCTCCGCCGCGAGGAACTTCTGGGCGGAGGTGGCCGATCCAGCGACGCCCTCCTGGTGGAGGCCCTGCTTCAACCCGGAGCCCTGGCGTCGCTGGGAATAGAGGGGAGCTCGGCCCGCCGGCTGGCCCGCATGATAGCGGCTGGATCCGGGGCTGCGGCTGAGCCCGGGGCAAATGCCGAGTCTGTTCTGTGGGCCTTATGGCAAGCCACCGGATTGTCGTCCCGGTGGGCTGAAATGGCACTTGAGGGAGGCAACGCCGGCGCAAGGGCGGATCGTGACCTCGACGCCATGATGGCCCTGTTCCATACAGCCGAACGCTTCGTCGACCAGTTGCCCGGATCCGGTCCTGAACAGTTCCTGGAGTATCTGTTGAACCAGGAACTCCCCATGGACACCCTCGCCGCACGGGCCCAGCTCGAGGCCTGCGTGGAGATCATGACTCCGGCCAGTGCAGCGGGCCGGGAATGGCCGGTGGTGATCGTTGCCGGCCTCCAAGAGGGTGTGTGGCCCAACACCCGTCTACGTGGTGAGCTTTTGGGGAGCACGCTGTATGCCGACGCCGTGGAGCATGGAGTGGATTATGCCGTTCGTCGTGGACCTCTGAGCAGGCTCCGGGATATCCGGTATGACGAACTCAGGAGTTTTTCGACCGCCGTGTCGCGTGCCCGTGAGGTCCTGATTTGTACGGCCGTTTCGTCCGACGATGAGCAACCCTCCGCCTTCCTGGATTATGTGGCACCACTGGATTCCGGCGAGTACAGGCGCGAGTACACGCCCGTGGACCGCCCTATGACCCTTCGGGCACTTGTCGCGGAACTGAGGCAACATGCCCAGTCCGAAGACTCCGGCACGGGCGCCGGGCACGAGGCGGCGCGGTTGCTGGCCCGGCTCGCAAGTACGGAACCGCCTGTTCCCGGCGCCCACCCGGACACTTGGTGGGGCTTGGCGCCCTTGAGTTCCGTGGAGCCAGTTGTTCCTCCTGGCGGAACGGTCCCGGTCTCACCTTCCAAGGTTGAAGCCGTCCATAAGTCGCCGCTGGACTGGTTTGTCCAGGCCGCTGGAGGTGAGGCTGCCACAGATTTTGCACGGAGCCTGGGAACGCTGGTCCACAGTATTGCCCAGGAATTTCCCGACGCTTCGGGGTCGGAGTACGTCGCGGAACTTGTCCGCCGATGGCCCACATTGGGTATGAAGGACAACTGGGAAGGGAGGCTTGACTTCCAACGCGCGGAGCAGATGGTCCGCAAGTTGGCCCAGTACGTTCTCATCATGCGCGGTGACGGAAGAAGCCTGCTGGCGGTAGAGCACGACTTTGAAGTCCAGCTTCCTGATGTCCGTGTGGAGGCGGCCACCCCGGATGGAAGTGACGGGGAGTCCACCCGGCGCGCGGTCCTCCGTGGCCAGGTGGACCGCCTTGAGATCGATCCCGAGGGCAGGCTCGTCATCGTGGACCTCAAGACCGGCAAGCGCCAACCGGGGAAGGCCGAGGTTGCCAAGCACCCGCAACTGGGCGCCTATCAGGCGGCCGTGCTCAAGGGCGGCTTCCAGGATGCGGGAACCGATAAACCAACGGCCGACGCCGGTCCCCTCGCCGGGACCCCGAACGGCGTTGTCCCCGGGGGTGCCGTACTGGCCCAGCTAGGGACCAAGACCAAGAGTCCGGGAGTGCAGCAGCAGGATCCGTTGGACCCTTCCGACAATTGGGCGGAGAACCTGGTCAACGAGGCTGCTGCGCTGATGGCCGGAGCAACGTTCGAAGCCCGGCATGATCCCAGCAAAGGGGGGCATGGCGGCCATGGCTGCCGTCTCCCGGATATTTGTCCACTGTGCGCCAGAGGAAAGCAGGTCACCGAATGA
- a CDS encoding MGMT family protein: MRMEYVTAVLAVVDLVPSGSAVSYGDVAELLGAGGPRQVGAVMSHYGSSVAWWRVLRASGEAPPGHEADALRHYLDESTPLHGAYEAFQRTGEGRWRVDLTAARWAPTDADFDQLDVISDQLERQLHKLSVPDDEMTV, encoded by the coding sequence ATGCGGATGGAGTATGTAACGGCGGTCCTGGCCGTTGTGGACCTCGTTCCGTCGGGTTCTGCGGTCTCCTATGGTGACGTCGCGGAGCTCCTGGGAGCCGGTGGACCCAGGCAAGTTGGCGCGGTCATGAGCCACTATGGCAGTTCGGTGGCTTGGTGGAGGGTGCTTCGGGCAAGCGGGGAGGCGCCCCCGGGCCACGAAGCTGACGCCCTTCGGCACTACCTGGATGAATCGACACCCCTCCACGGTGCTTACGAAGCATTCCAGAGAACGGGCGAAGGTCGCTGGCGGGTGGACCTGACAGCGGCGCGTTGGGCGCCTACGGACGCCGACTTTGATCAACTGGATGTGATCTCCGACCAGTTGGAGCGTCAACTCCATAAATTGTCGGTGCCCGATGATGAAATGACTGTGTGA
- a CDS encoding 3'-5' exonuclease, with translation MSSWNTLSRAAFDLETTGKNSRSARIVTASITVVDARGELVAEHEWLADPGVEIPLEASEVHGVTTEKARAEGRPAAEVTREVAAALQELFDAGTPVIAFNASYDFTVLAAESARYGVPQLSRFPVLDPYVMNKQVDRYRKGKRTLTALCEEYGVDLTNAHTSAADALATLRVLDAMAGKFPKLQMPASTLHQLQVDWAASQAADFQQYLRRSKPTAVIEGEWPVLPPEDASRGGF, from the coding sequence ATGAGCTCCTGGAACACCCTCTCCCGTGCCGCATTCGACCTCGAGACCACCGGGAAGAACTCGCGGTCGGCGCGGATCGTCACCGCCTCCATCACTGTCGTGGACGCCCGCGGGGAACTGGTGGCGGAGCATGAATGGCTGGCCGATCCCGGCGTCGAAATCCCCCTCGAAGCCAGTGAAGTGCATGGTGTCACCACGGAAAAAGCCCGTGCTGAAGGCCGCCCGGCGGCGGAGGTCACGCGGGAAGTCGCCGCGGCTCTCCAGGAACTTTTCGACGCCGGCACTCCAGTCATCGCTTTCAACGCCAGTTACGACTTCACAGTCCTGGCCGCCGAGTCCGCCCGCTACGGCGTCCCGCAATTGAGCCGTTTCCCGGTTCTGGACCCGTACGTCATGAACAAGCAGGTCGACCGCTACCGCAAAGGCAAGCGCACCCTGACCGCCCTGTGCGAGGAATACGGAGTGGACCTGACCAACGCCCATACGTCTGCTGCGGATGCGCTTGCCACTCTCCGCGTGTTGGATGCCATGGCCGGCAAATTCCCCAAGCTGCAGATGCCTGCATCCACGCTCCATCAACTGCAAGTAGACTGGGCTGCATCCCAGGCCGCCGATTTTCAGCAGTACTTGCGGCGCAGCAAACCCACGGCAGTCATCGAAGGTGAATGGCCGGTACTTCCGCCCGAGGACGCAAGCCGGGGCGGCTTCTAG
- a CDS encoding ABC transporter substrate-binding protein, translating into MKFKAPKWLSVAPVAAALVISLAACGGGSSEPSGSPTDALAGSDQQTLDKYTTADVTPLDKIDKSKLGLATEGTLRVGTLSDAPPNIFIDPSGKFTGYDNELLRAIGDKLGLKVEFASTDFSALLSQVANKQFDVGSSSISTTDARRNTVAFTNGYDFGYMAVVTKNDSKIKGFADLKEGLRVGVVQGTVQDDYMTNTLKIEPVRFPDYNTVYGNVKNGQIDAWVAPSQQAEGQVKEGDNTTIAEKVVNTQNFTAYAVNKDNQPLIDALNSGLDAVIADGTWTKLTAEWYKDRPTAAEQTPQGWTPGSKAVQVPAK; encoded by the coding sequence ATGAAATTCAAAGCCCCTAAGTGGCTGTCTGTTGCCCCCGTGGCCGCAGCCCTGGTGATTTCCCTGGCAGCATGCGGTGGAGGCTCCTCCGAGCCCAGCGGCTCCCCCACCGACGCCCTCGCCGGCAGTGACCAGCAAACGCTGGACAAGTACACCACCGCCGATGTCACTCCCTTGGACAAGATCGATAAGTCCAAGCTCGGCCTCGCGACCGAAGGCACCCTGCGCGTCGGCACGCTCTCGGATGCCCCTCCGAACATCTTCATTGATCCTTCCGGCAAGTTCACCGGCTACGACAATGAGCTGCTCCGCGCCATTGGCGACAAGCTTGGCCTCAAGGTCGAATTCGCATCCACCGATTTCTCGGCGCTGCTCTCCCAGGTCGCCAACAAGCAGTTCGACGTCGGATCGTCCTCGATCTCCACCACGGACGCCCGCCGCAACACCGTAGCGTTCACCAACGGCTACGACTTCGGCTACATGGCTGTCGTGACCAAGAACGACTCGAAGATCAAGGGCTTCGCCGACCTCAAGGAAGGCCTCCGCGTCGGAGTCGTCCAGGGCACCGTCCAGGATGACTACATGACGAACACCCTCAAGATCGAGCCGGTCCGTTTCCCCGACTACAACACGGTCTACGGCAACGTGAAGAACGGCCAGATCGACGCTTGGGTGGCTCCCTCCCAGCAGGCTGAGGGCCAGGTCAAGGAAGGCGATAACACCACCATCGCCGAAAAGGTCGTCAACACCCAGAACTTCACCGCTTACGCCGTGAACAAGGACAACCAGCCGCTGATCGACGCCCTGAACTCCGGTTTGGACGCTGTCATTGCTGACGGCACCTGGACCAAGCTCACTGCCGAGTGGTACAAAGACCGTCCCACTGCCGCAGAGCAGACTCCCCAGGGCTGGACGCCGGGCAGCAAGGCCGTCCAAGTTCCCGCCAAGTAA
- a CDS encoding amino acid ABC transporter permease, translating to MDILNQLADAFLDWEAMGEVIPKMFAVGLPNTLILAVTSGIIGTAIGMLLALMGISRNAAARWIARIYTDILRGLPPVLTILVIGFGFGPIVRELTGSSNPYPMAITALSMMSGAYIGEIFRSGIQSVDKGQLEATRALGFSYGSSMRLVVVPQGIRRVLPALVNQFIALIKESSLVFMLGLLATEREIFQIGKDAAANSGNLSPYVAAAIFYLALTIPLTHFVNWIDARMRSGRPEKKEPDEAAAVVGKGAQA from the coding sequence ATGGATATCCTCAATCAATTAGCTGACGCCTTCCTGGACTGGGAGGCGATGGGCGAAGTCATCCCCAAGATGTTCGCCGTCGGTCTTCCCAATACGCTGATCCTGGCTGTTACGTCGGGCATCATCGGGACAGCCATCGGTATGCTGCTGGCACTGATGGGGATCTCCCGGAACGCCGCAGCCCGGTGGATTGCCCGCATTTACACGGACATCCTCCGCGGCCTGCCGCCAGTGCTGACCATCCTGGTCATCGGATTCGGGTTTGGCCCGATCGTTCGTGAGCTCACGGGTTCCAGCAACCCGTATCCCATGGCCATCACGGCTTTGTCCATGATGTCCGGCGCGTACATCGGTGAAATCTTCCGCTCGGGTATCCAGAGCGTGGACAAGGGCCAACTCGAAGCAACCCGTGCGTTGGGGTTCAGCTACGGCTCTTCGATGCGCCTCGTGGTGGTACCCCAGGGAATCCGCAGGGTCCTTCCGGCCCTGGTCAACCAGTTCATTGCGTTGATCAAGGAATCATCGCTTGTGTTCATGCTCGGCCTGCTGGCCACGGAACGTGAGATCTTCCAGATCGGCAAGGACGCCGCTGCCAACAGCGGAAACCTGTCCCCGTATGTGGCTGCAGCCATCTTCTACCTCGCGCTTACCATCCCGCTCACACACTTTGTGAACTGGATCGATGCCCGGATGCGCTCCGGCCGCCCGGAAAAGAAGGAACCTGACGAGGCGGCAGCCGTCGTTGGAAAGGGAGCCCAAGCATGA
- a CDS encoding amino acid ABC transporter ATP-binding protein has product MSEFASGTLTAKNIHLSFGSNHVLRGIDLHVEKGTTASVIGPSGSGKSTLLRVMNRLIEPDQGDILLDGRSVLKDNPDELRRRIGMVFQQFNLFPHKTVAENISLALRKLRGMSKEQAREEALAQLDLVGLKHKADSRPANLSGGQQQRVAIARALAMKPEVMFFDEATSALDPELVKGVLALMTDLAQGGMTMVVVTHEMGFSRNVSDVVTFMDAGVVVESGPPEQLFTNPQTERLQGFLSDVL; this is encoded by the coding sequence ATGAGCGAATTCGCTTCAGGCACATTGACGGCGAAGAACATCCATTTGTCCTTCGGCAGCAACCACGTGTTGCGGGGCATTGACCTGCACGTAGAGAAGGGCACCACGGCTTCCGTGATCGGTCCTTCCGGCTCAGGCAAGTCGACGCTCCTGCGCGTGATGAACCGGCTCATTGAGCCTGACCAGGGCGACATCCTGCTGGATGGGCGTTCAGTGCTCAAAGACAATCCGGACGAACTGCGCCGCCGCATCGGCATGGTCTTTCAGCAGTTCAACCTCTTTCCGCACAAGACGGTGGCCGAGAACATTTCGTTGGCACTCCGCAAGCTCCGTGGCATGTCCAAGGAGCAGGCCCGGGAGGAGGCTTTGGCCCAACTGGACCTGGTGGGCTTGAAGCACAAGGCTGACTCGCGTCCGGCCAACCTTTCAGGTGGCCAACAGCAGCGTGTAGCCATTGCCCGCGCCCTGGCCATGAAGCCCGAGGTGATGTTCTTCGACGAAGCCACCTCGGCTCTGGACCCGGAACTCGTCAAGGGTGTCCTTGCCCTTATGACAGACCTGGCCCAAGGCGGCATGACCATGGTGGTAGTGACCCACGAAATGGGTTTCTCCCGCAACGTCTCAGACGTGGTGACCTTCATGGACGCCGGTGTTGTGGTGGAATCCGGACCTCCGGAGCAACTGTTCACCAATCCCCAAACGGAACGCCTTCAAGGATTCCTTTCGGACGTCCTCTAG